Genomic DNA from Pelosinus sp. UFO1:
TTTTTAGCTAACACACAATATTTTTCGCATTGTTCTTCTTGAGGACATACTCTACCACATACAGCTGGTAGGCTATTCACTTCTTTTATCTTAGCGATCGCGGCATCCATGTCGCCTTCTTTTATCTGCCTAATAAAAGCAGGGATATCTACTTCTACAGGGCACCCTTTACGGCAAGGAGCAGCTTTACACTGTAAACAACGTTCGGCTTCCGCTTTTGCAAGTTCTTCTGTATAACCGAAACTTACTTCTTCAAAATTCTTTGCCCGTACTTTAGGATCTTGCTCTGGCATACCATTCTTTTTTAATGAGAGTGACATTTACAGCCCCCCTCTTTCTTGCCATTAATATGTTCACTATGTTGCTTTTCATGAGGTTTGTACATACGCTGACGCGCCATTAAGCTTTCAAAATCTACCTTGTGGGCATCAAATTCAGGACCGTCTACGCAAGCAAACTTATTTTCTTGCCCAACTGATACGCGACAACCCCCACACATACCTGTTCCATCTACCATAATAGGATTTAGACTGACTACCGTAGGCACGCCATACGGTCTTGTTGTTTCAGCAACGAATTTCATCATAATTACGGGGCCAATAGCTACAACTAAGCTAATTGTTTTATCTGAATCCAGTAATTCTTTTAAAGGTTGGGTAACTAAAGCTTTACGTCCTTTGGAACCATCATCTGTTGTAATGATCAATTCATCACTTACTGCTGCCATTTCTTCTTCATAGATTAAGATGTCTTCGGAACGGGCACCAATGATGGAAATGACTTCATTTCCTGCTTCTTTCATACCACGAGCAATTGGGTATACTGGTGCAATACCGATACCGCCGCCTACACAGACAACAGTACCCATTTTTTCAATGTGAGTTGCCTTACCTAAAGGACCAACTAAATCTAGCAAAAACTCTCCTTCATTCAAAAGACCTAACTCCACCGTAGAGGCACCCACCTCTTGAAAAATTAGGGTAATAGTGCCCTTTTCCCGATTAAAATCAGCAATCGTCAAAGGAATCCGTTCCCCTTCTTCATTGACACGTAAGATTACAAATTGTCCTGGTTTTGCCTTTTTTGCAATTAGTGGCGCTTGTACTTCAAAAAGTTGCACACTAGGCGCTAATTGCTGCTTCACGAGTATTTTATACACAGGAAACCTCCTTGAAATAGGGATCAGTAGAGCTAATAGTTAGTTTTCTACCTTTCCATAAATTTTACATTCTCCCAATAAGACAATTAGTTTACAGTCTTACTAATATTCTAATAATTTACTATTACATGCTTTTCACAGTAAGTCAATAGGTATCAATTCTCATCAGATGACTGTTTCTAATTTTTTTAACTTAAAATAAACCAACGATTTTTCCGGCATTATCAATATCCATTCGTTCTGCTGCTGGGCGTTTCGGTAATCCAGGCATTGTCATAATGTCACCTGTAAGTGCAACCAAGAATCCCGCCCCTGCTGCCACACGAACTTCCCTTACTGTAATGGTAAATCCAGAAGGACGTCCTAGCTGAGTCATATCATCACTCAACGAATATTGGGTTTTCGCCATACAAATTGGTGTTTTGTCAAACCCAAGGCTAGAAAGTTCCTTTATGGCCTTTTCTGCCGGCTGCGTGTAATTTACCCCATCAGCCCCATAAATCTCTTTTGCAATTGTTAATATTTTATCTTTAATCGATGCAGTTTCATCATAGATATAATTAAATTTGTTAGGTTGCTCACAAGCTGCTAAAACTTTTTGTGCCAGCTCTATCCCACCTTGACCGCCTTTGGCCCAAACCTCTGACAAAGCGACCTCGGCACCCAATTCTACACACTTTTCTCGTACAAAATCAAGTTCTTCTTTCGTATCAGTAGGAAATGCATTAATTGCCACCACAGCTGGTAGACCAAATTTCTGCATGTTTTCAATGTGTTTTGTTAAATTCGCTAAACCTCTTTCAAGAGCAGGCATATTTTCTCCTACGAGTTCTGCCTTAGGTACACCGCCATGCATTTTAAGCGCACGCACTGTAGCCACAATCACTACTGCATCTGGTTTTATCCCCGCAAAACGACACTTTATATCTAAGAACTTTTCTGCGCCAAGATCGGCACCAAAACCGGCTTCTGTTACACATACATCCGCCAACTTTAAAGCAAATTTTGTTGCCATGACACTATTACAGCCATGAGCGATATTGGCAAAAGGACCGCCATGAACAAAAGCTGGGGTGTTTTCTAAGGTTTGCACTAGATTTGGCTTAATGGCATCTTTAAACAGTAAGGTCAATGCGCCAGTTACATTTAATGCTGCAGCAGTAACAGGCTCATTTGTATAGGTATAACCAATGATAATCCGGCCAATGCGAACCTTCATATCATCTAAATCGCTAGCCAAACATAAAATAGCCATCATTTCGGATGCTACCGTAATATCAAAACCACTTTCTCTTGGTACTCCATGAATTTTCCCACCTAACCCACAAATGATAGAGCGAAGTGAACGTTCATTTAAATCCATAACTCGACGCCAAGTGATCCGTCTAGGATCGATATTCAATTCATTTCCTTGGTGAATGTGATTGTCAATAATAGCCGCTAACAAGTTATGCGCCGTAGTTATTGCATGAAAATCTCCTGTAAAATGCAGGTTGATATCTTCCATTGGCACGACTTGAGCATAACCGCCACCAGCTGCACCGCCTTTCATACCAAAACAAGGTCCGAGGGAGGGTTCACGAAGGGCAATGGCGACCTTTTTCCCTACCTGACGTAAGGCATCTCCAAGACCTACTGTCGTAGTAGTTTTTCCTTCACCTGCTGGAGTGGGATTGATAGCCGTAACTAACACTAATTTCCCATCAGGACGTGATTTAATCTCTTCCCATTTTGCTAATGAAACTTTCCCCTTATATTTGCCGTAAAGTTCTAGATCATCTTGGGTAATACCGAGTTGGCTGGCCACTTCCTCTATGTGTTTCATCTGTGCCTCTTGGGCTATTTCAACATCGCTTTTCATATATGTGCCTCCTTATATAACTACAGCCAAAGTGAATAGCTGAAATGATAACCATTTCAACTATCCTTTGGCTGTGACTTACTAAAACAACGAATGGATTTGTTATTTTTTGACGTGTAGTAAAGCAGCCGCCTTCACCGTATTACTTAAAAGCATAGCTATCGTTAAAAGTCCTACCCCACCAGGCACTGGGGTAATGGCTCCTGCTACCTCTTTGACTTGTTCAAAATCAACATCGCCTACTAATTTTTTGTCTGGTAAGCGATTAATTCCTACATCAATCACTACGGCACCAGGTTTCACCATATCTGCCGTAACAAAATGCGCTTTGCCAATTGCTACAATTAAGATATCAGCTTGGCGAGTAATGCTAGGCAGGTCAGCGGTACGAGAATGACAAATGGTAACGGTAGCATGACGCGCTAATAGTAAGTTGGCCATTGGTTTGCCAACAATATTGCTACGACCAATAATAACTGCATGTTTACCGGCAATTTCTACATTAGCAAGTTCCAACATTTTGATACAGCCTGCAGGGGTACATGGTACAAGATGTTCTTGACCAATTGCTAGTTTTCCCACATTCACTGGGTGAAATCCATCTACATCTTTATCCGGATGAATTGCCTTTAAAAGTTCTGCTTCCTCATTCTTTAAGGCTTCAGGTAATGGCAATTGCAGCAAGATGCCATGAATCGCTGGATTTTCATTTAAACTAATAATTTGCGCTAATAGCTCTTCTTTGCTGATGGATTCGGGCAAGCTTATGACCTCTGAATAAATCCCGAGTTCCTCGCAGGCTTTATGTTTATTGGCTACATATACTTTAGAAGCTGGATTCTCACCAACGATAATGACAGCTAATCCAGGATTCATTCTCTGAGTTGCCTTTATCTTCTCGACTTCCACTTTTACACTCTGCTTAATTTGTGCAGCAAAGACTTTGCCTTCTAAGATTCTTACTGACATGAACTATTCCCCCGTACTACGTATTTATAAATTACACAATAATGCTAATCACCGTAAATACTAATAAAGCGATACTAACCAAACCATTGCGCATAAAATAGGCCTGGGTTACTTGCCGAAAATCAGTAGGACTAACAATCGAATGCTGATAGATTAGTACGCTGGCAGCTAGTACAACTCCACCATAATATGCCCCATGCATATTCATCAGTATCCCTACAGCAACAAAACCTGTAATGCTAATAACATGGAGTGCTTTACTAATGGTAAGAGTTCCTTGTATTCCAAAGCGCACAGGCATAGAATGTAGTCCATGCTTTTTATCAAACTCTAGATCCTGGCAGCCATAGATCGCATCAAAACCAGCAATCCATACACCAACAGCAAGGCCTAATAGGACAATTGGTAAGGTAATATCCCCCCTGATCGCTACCCAAGCGCCAATTGGTGCAACGGAGAGAGCTAAACCTAGTACTAAATGGCAAGTCCAAGAAAATCGTTTCATATAGGGATAGATAGATAAGGGGATTACCGCCAAAGGTGCTAGTTTTAAACATAAGGGATGTAGATTCGCTGCCGCCACAGCAAAAAGAGCAAAACTTGCCAATGTCATTAGTACGGCTCCCCTAGGCTTAACTGCTCCTGTAACCATGGGGCGGTTGGCAAACCTTGGCTGCAATCGGTCATATTTTAAATCAATAAAATTATTCAATGCCATGGCGGCACTACGTGCACCTACCATGGCCAAAGTAATCCAGAATAAGTCTCTCGCTGCAGGTATACTGCCGGCGGCTAATATAGCGCCAATATAAGCAAAGGGCAAGGCAAACACGGTATGGGATAATACGATATTATCAAGATGTGCTTTAATTTTACTCAAGTCCCAATTCCTTCCATTTCTTGTCAACTATTTCTTTAACATCAGCCGACATTTCAATTTCATCCGGCCATTCACGGCTATATCCCTCTGCGGCCCAAGCTTTTGTAGCATCAATCCCTACCTTAGTCCCCCAATTGGGCATTGGTGAAGAATGATCCAGTACATCAAGAGGCCCGTCAACCATCACAATATCACGACGGGCATCAATATTATTGTACACACGCCACCAAACTTCATTCATATCTTGGACATTCACATGTTCATCTACAACAATAACCATTTTTGTAAACATCATCTGTCCCATTCCCCATATGGCATGCATTACTTTCTTTGCCTGTTGAGGGTAAGTTTTCTTTATTGAAACTACAGCGCAGTTATGAAATACGCCTTCCAACGGCAAATTTAGATCAATAATTTCTGGTAAATTCATCTGTAGTACAGGTAAAAAGATACGTTCTGTAGCTTTTGCTAAGAAACAATCCTCCATAGGTGGTTTGCCCACAATGGTCGACGGATAGATAGGATCTTTCCGATGGGTAATGCAAGTAATATGAAATACAGGGTAATCATCGGCAAGAGAATAATATCCAGTGTGATCACCAAAAGGGCCTTCCCGTCTAAGTTCATCAATCATAACGTAGCCTTCTAGCACGATTTCTGAATGTGCCGGAACTTCTACATCAACAGTTTCACATTTTATCATTTCTACGGATTTTTTACGTAAAAATCCAGCAAATACCATTTCATCAATGTCTTTTGGCAAAGGAGCAGTTGCAGAGTAGGTAATCGCAGGGTCCGTACCGATAGCTACTGCTACTTCAATACGATCCTTTCCTAAAGCCTGATGCGCTCGATAGTTTTCAGCCCCATTCTTGTGAATGTGCCAATGCATACCTGTAGTTTTCCCATCATATACTTGTAAGCGATACATTCCTACATTCCGTTTACCATTTAGAGGATTTTTAGTAAAAACTAAAGGCAATGTGATAAACTTACCTGCATCACCAGGCCAACATTTTAAAATAGGAAATTTATCTAATGATGGTTGATCTTTAATAATGACTTCCTTACACGGACCATTTTTCACATACTTCGGAAAATTAATGGCCCGTTTAGCGGTCGGAATAATCTTTAGTAAATCTAATTTATTTTGCACCGAAATATAAGGTAATTTAAAAATTTCTTTTATCTCTGCTGCAATGTCATCAATTTTATCTACACCAAATGCCAGGGCCATACGTTCCATGCTGCCAAAAGCATTCATCAAAACTGGCATATCATAACCTTTTACATTTTCAAAAAGTAAGGCTACATTTTTATCTCCCGACATTTTGGATACCCGATCAGTTATTTCTGTAATTTCCAGCTCGCAGTCTACTTCTTTCTTAATGCGTTTTAACCAACCCCGCTCTTCTAGAGCACGAATAAAGTCACGCAAGTCATTAAATGCCATGTAATATAACTCCCTTTCAATTCCCTACTATAGATCCTTTTACTTTCTTAAGATATATTTTACAATAAAAATACTAACTTCATACAATACAATGACTGGTATGGCAACCATGGTTTGCGAAAACACATCGGGTGTAGGAGAAAACACAGCACCTACCACAAAGGATAAAACCATGACATGCTTACGTTTACCTGTTAAAAATGCAGAACCAACAAGACCAAATTTGGCCATAACGACAATAAATAAAGGCAATTCAAAAATAAAACCAAAAGGCAGTAAAAACGAAATGACAAAAGATAAATACTCTCCTAGGGATAGTAACGGTTGAAGATTTTCAGTAGCAAAACCCATAAAAAACTTAATTCCAGCTGGCAGTACCAAAAAATAAGAAAAAGCCAGTCCTATAAAAAATAAGAGCACTGAAGAAGGTATTAAAATAACAGAAGCCATACGTTCTTTACTCGTTAATGCTGGAACGACAAAAGCCCAAATTTGGTATAAGACGATAGGCAGTGCTAATAGAAAACCAGCAAATAATGATACCCTCAAATATGTAAAAAAAGCCTCCGCAGGACTCATATAATACAATTTACCAGCAGGTGCTGTAATATACTGTACTAGTTCAGCAGCGAAAAAATAACTGATCATACTCCCTACAGCAACAGCCATAATGATAATAATCAGCCGCCGTCTTAATTCCTCTAGATGCTCCACTAAGGACATTTGATTTTCTATCGGATCCTCTTGAAGCTGCTCTTCCCTCTTCTCGTTACCTACAATCTCTGCCATTGAGCATTCCTCACTTTTTCTCCTCAAACTTGCTATCAACTTTTATGGCTGGATCTTGGACTTGAGAAGATTCGCCAGTTGTTGCTTTTCTAAATTCTTGGATCCCTTTACCCAGCGCCTTACCTACTTCAGGTAATTTACCAGGCCCAAATACAACAAGGGCAATCACTAAGATTAACACCAATTCCGGCATGCTAAAACTAAACATTTGCACATAGCCCCTTTCAAATCCTATTACCTATATATTATACCTAAAAACCAATAAGAAGAAAAGACTTGGCTTGTGCCAAGTCTTTTGCATTTGGAACAAAAGCTCACATTATAAAATTATTTGTCTTCTTTCTGAAACCTAATCAGTAGCTGCGTAAACCTACAAAGTCCGCAACTGCATGGAATGCATCGCGATGCTCCCCTGTAATACTGGCAGGTATCACACTTCGTGCATGATCTAAATAGTCTGAAACACGTTTATAAGAATATTCGATTGCCTCAGTATCTTGTATAATAGAAAGTCCTCGTTTAATTTTTTCTTCAGACATATTCTTAGTTTGTACAATTTCTCTTAATTCATCACGATCAGCGCTATTCTCTAAAGCAAAGATGACCGGTAAAGTCACTATTCCTTGCCGCAGATCGTTTCCTACTGGCTTACCAATCTGTTCCGAAGAAGCAGTAATATCTAAAATATCGTCTGTGATCTGAAAAGCCATTCCTAATGAATAGCCATATTCCCGTAAAGCCTTAGTTTCTTCTAAAGATAAACCGACAGCTAATCCACCTAATTCGCAGCTTGCCGCAATAAAATCAGCAGTTTTTTGTTCAATACGTTTTAGGTAGTCATTTTCTGTTTGATCCGCAATAAAAGTACTGCGGTTCTGATTAATTTCACCCTCACACATAGAACAGATTACATCAGTCAATACTTTTAGCATTTCGTTGCTCGCTTTATTTGCTACTAAGGAAAAAGCTTTAGCAAACAAATAATCACCAATCAATACAGAAGAATGATTACCCCAACAAGAATTAGCAGTAGATTTTCCCCTTCGCGTTGTTGCATTATCAATAACATCATCATGTACCAAAGTTGCCATATGTATTAATTCAATAGCAATTGCCATTGGCATTATTTTTTCCATATTGGATACTTGGTTTTTGGTACACATAAAATACAAAGCGGGACGTAACCTTTTTCCACCTGCTTCGACTAAATGCTTGCTAATATCTGTTATTAATTTTTCCGGAGAATGTATGACAGAAAGTAATTCCGTTTCCAATAACAATAAATCACTTTTTACAATTTCAAACATCGAATTTTTATTCACTATTTTAATCACCTACACGCAAAGTCTGTTACTATAATACACTATTATCTGTCTTTACGTCTATTGCTTTTTTCAAATTCTATGACAATTCTGTATCAATTTTCTTCATAAATTGCCATTATTCTATAAAAAAACATCTATATTATAGAATTGATGATGGCAATCTACTTAGGAATATAGACTCTTCTCCTTATTACTATTTACTATTCTGAACAAATTCATCCCCTTTTTTCCTTACCATAAAAATACTGGGTAGAGAACCCTCTCCACCCAGTATTTTATCTTTTTATTTATTTCCCTTTTAGGGAATCATCCAACTGAGCCAGTACGCTTGTGCGTAGGTCATGAATCCTACAATTATAGCTAAAATCAGTGAATGCTTCACTGTGAAACTAAATAGATCGCCTTCCTTACCAACTAGCCCAGTGGCGGCAGTTGCTACGGCAATACTTTGTGGGGAAATCATCTTACCGCAAACACCACCGGAAGAATTTGCTGCTACTGTCAAAATTGGATCGACCCCAACTTGTTGTCCAGTAACTGCTTGCAAGTTGCCAAATAATGCATTTGCAGAGGTATCCGAACCAGTTAAAAATACTCCTAGCCAACCTAGAAAGGGCGAGAAAAAAGGAAATAAAGAACCTGTCCCAGCTAAAAATAAGCCTAGAGTAGAACTCATACCAGAATAATTCATAACGTAAGCTAAGGCCAATACAGAAGGAATTGTAATAAGTGGCTTTATTAATTGTCTAAGGGTTTTGAAGAAAATGGAAATAAATCTGCCTGGTCCAACGCCTAAAAATAAAGAAGTAATTATACTCGCAATGAATAGCCCCGTTCCTGCAGCGCTTAACCAGTTTATTTTATAAAGTGCTGTCATAGGCGTTGGTTGTTTTACAATCGGTGCAACTTGCACAATTAGTTTATCAAGTCCGGGAACCACCCATTTTAACGTTACCGCATCTAACATTGCTGTTACGGGTTTTAACCCCCACAGGATGACCATCACAGTAAGAATAATAAAAGGTGACCATGCTTTTAATACCTTACCTAAGGTTAATGCATTCCTATTTGCAACAAGGGTCGGTGCAGGCTCATTTTCAAATCGCCAAATTTTTGCTGGCTTCCAATATTTTAAGAAAACCGTCAGTGCAATGATACAAGTTAGAGACGATAAAATATCTGGCAACTCTGGGCCAATATAATTGGAGGAAAACCACTGAATACTAGCAAAGGCAATACCTGCTACTAAACATGCAGGCAATACTTCCATAGCTGCTTTCCAACCTGCCATCAACACAACTAACCATATTGGAATAATAACTGAGAGAAACGGTAATTGTCTTCCTACCATGGCACTGATATTCATTGTTTCGATACCAGTAACTTGTCCTGCAACAATAATTGGAATACCAATACCGCCAAACGCTACAGGCGCCGTATTCGCAATTAAGCATAACCCCGCAGCATATAAAGGGTTGAAACCAAGACCTACTAACATACCCGCTGAAATAGCAACAGGAGTGCCAAAACCAGCTGCCCCTTCCAAAAAAGCACCAAACCCAAAGGCAATTAACAAAGCTTGCAGCCGACGGTCGTCTGTAATTGTGGCAATCGAATCTTTTACTATTTCAAATTGTCCGGTCTCAACCGTTAAATTGTAAATGAAAATAGCAGTGATTACGATCCAATAAATCGGGAATATTCCATATAAAGCTCCCATGACCGCTGATGTAAGTGCAAGGCCAACAGGCATTTTATAGGCAAAAATGGCCACTAATAAAGCAGAAGTTAACGCTATTAGGCCTGCAATTTGGCCTGGAGTTCGACGAATAGCGAGCAAATAAAAAATCACAATGATGGGGATAGCCGCTAGCAACGAGGATAGCGCTAGACTATGCATCGGGTCATATATTTGCGTCCATGTCATTAAAGTAACACCCCTTTGTTTTTTTAGCTGTTTCATTAGGCATATGGCACATTTATGTACCAACAAGCAGATGCTTTTTATCACCTCTCTTTTTGGCTATTTATAGTTTGACCATTAACCAAATTTATATTACTTTTAATTTATTTGCTGGCAGGTACTTATGAATTACCGTTCCCAAGAATTCAATGAAATGTATCATAAGAACAAGACTTGGCTTAGGCCAAGTCCTCAGACGCAGGCGGAAGCCTTAGTCGTTCTTACTTGGAATCAAGGAAGTGTTATACTTTCTGATTCCGTAAAAAAAGATAGCTACACATCTTTTATGTGTAGCTATCTTACAATTATCATTTACTTACTATTTTCTTTAAAATATTGCATACTAATTTTTTTCCATTCGCGGGTACTAAATAACATGACATAGTCTTTTAGGCCAGTACGATTTGCTATATCCGCTGCTATAGCCTTACATTCTTCTCGATTATGGGCATGGAGCATGGTATAAAAGTTATAGGGCCAATCAGATTGAGGAACTCTCCCGTACAAATGGGATATAATTGCATCTTGCGCCAATAATTTCCCGATCTTTTCAATCCGTTCCTCAGGTACAATCCATGCACACAAGGCATTTGCTGCATATCCTACTTCACGATGCCTAAGTACTGCACCCATTTTACGAATTTTCCCTGATTTTCTATACCCTTGCAATCGCGTTAAAAGTTCGTCCTCACTAATACCCAGTTTTTCTGCTATTTCACGATAAGGCTCGGCTACTAGTGGGAAGTCTTCCTGCATGATCGCAATAATTTTCTTATCTAACTCATCTAGCATTAAGGTACCTCTCTTCCTACTTGCTTGAAACTTCTACTAGTCCTTACGATAAGGAAAACTGCACACTCACCTTAAATTTTTTAGTCGCTGGCAAATTAAGCAGCCTAACTACACCATCCAAATTCCGCACTGTCTCCAAAATTT
This window encodes:
- a CDS encoding sulfide/dihydroorotate dehydrogenase-like FAD/NAD-binding protein, with the protein product MYKILVKQQLAPSVQLFEVQAPLIAKKAKPGQFVILRVNEEGERIPLTIADFNREKGTITLIFQEVGASTVELGLLNEGEFLLDLVGPLGKATHIEKMGTVVCVGGGIGIAPVYPIARGMKEAGNEVISIIGARSEDILIYEEEMAAVSDELIITTDDGSKGRKALVTQPLKELLDSDKTISLVVAIGPVIMMKFVAETTRPYGVPTVVSLNPIMVDGTGMCGGCRVSVGQENKFACVDGPEFDAHKVDFESLMARQRMYKPHEKQHSEHINGKKEGGCKCHSH
- a CDS encoding formate--tetrahydrofolate ligase encodes the protein MKSDVEIAQEAQMKHIEEVASQLGITQDDLELYGKYKGKVSLAKWEEIKSRPDGKLVLVTAINPTPAGEGKTTTTVGLGDALRQVGKKVAIALREPSLGPCFGMKGGAAGGGYAQVVPMEDINLHFTGDFHAITTAHNLLAAIIDNHIHQGNELNIDPRRITWRRVMDLNERSLRSIICGLGGKIHGVPRESGFDITVASEMMAILCLASDLDDMKVRIGRIIIGYTYTNEPVTAAALNVTGALTLLFKDAIKPNLVQTLENTPAFVHGGPFANIAHGCNSVMATKFALKLADVCVTEAGFGADLGAEKFLDIKCRFAGIKPDAVVIVATVRALKMHGGVPKAELVGENMPALERGLANLTKHIENMQKFGLPAVVAINAFPTDTKEELDFVREKCVELGAEVALSEVWAKGGQGGIELAQKVLAACEQPNKFNYIYDETASIKDKILTIAKEIYGADGVNYTQPAEKAIKELSSLGFDKTPICMAKTQYSLSDDMTQLGRPSGFTITVREVRVAAGAGFLVALTGDIMTMPGLPKRPAAERMDIDNAGKIVGLF
- the folD gene encoding bifunctional methylenetetrahydrofolate dehydrogenase/methenyltetrahydrofolate cyclohydrolase FolD; this translates as MSVRILEGKVFAAQIKQSVKVEVEKIKATQRMNPGLAVIIVGENPASKVYVANKHKACEELGIYSEVISLPESISKEELLAQIISLNENPAIHGILLQLPLPEALKNEEAELLKAIHPDKDVDGFHPVNVGKLAIGQEHLVPCTPAGCIKMLELANVEIAGKHAVIIGRSNIVGKPMANLLLARHATVTICHSRTADLPSITRQADILIVAIGKAHFVTADMVKPGAVVIDVGINRLPDKKLVGDVDFEQVKEVAGAITPVPGGVGLLTIAMLLSNTVKAAALLHVKK
- a CDS encoding UbiA-like polyprenyltransferase — protein: MSKIKAHLDNIVLSHTVFALPFAYIGAILAAGSIPAARDLFWITLAMVGARSAAMALNNFIDLKYDRLQPRFANRPMVTGAVKPRGAVLMTLASFALFAVAAANLHPLCLKLAPLAVIPLSIYPYMKRFSWTCHLVLGLALSVAPIGAWVAIRGDITLPIVLLGLAVGVWIAGFDAIYGCQDLEFDKKHGLHSMPVRFGIQGTLTISKALHVISITGFVAVGILMNMHGAYYGGVVLAASVLIYQHSIVSPTDFRQVTQAYFMRNGLVSIALLVFTVISIIV
- a CDS encoding menaquinone biosynthesis decarboxylase; amino-acid sequence: MAFNDLRDFIRALEERGWLKRIKKEVDCELEITEITDRVSKMSGDKNVALLFENVKGYDMPVLMNAFGSMERMALAFGVDKIDDIAAEIKEIFKLPYISVQNKLDLLKIIPTAKRAINFPKYVKNGPCKEVIIKDQPSLDKFPILKCWPGDAGKFITLPLVFTKNPLNGKRNVGMYRLQVYDGKTTGMHWHIHKNGAENYRAHQALGKDRIEVAVAIGTDPAITYSATAPLPKDIDEMVFAGFLRKKSVEMIKCETVDVEVPAHSEIVLEGYVMIDELRREGPFGDHTGYYSLADDYPVFHITCITHRKDPIYPSTIVGKPPMEDCFLAKATERIFLPVLQMNLPEIIDLNLPLEGVFHNCAVVSIKKTYPQQAKKVMHAIWGMGQMMFTKMVIVVDEHVNVQDMNEVWWRVYNNIDARRDIVMVDGPLDVLDHSSPMPNWGTKVGIDATKAWAAEGYSREWPDEIEMSADVKEIVDKKWKELGLE
- the tatC gene encoding twin-arginine translocase subunit TatC, with amino-acid sequence MAEIVGNEKREEQLQEDPIENQMSLVEHLEELRRRLIIIIMAVAVGSMISYFFAAELVQYITAPAGKLYYMSPAEAFFTYLRVSLFAGFLLALPIVLYQIWAFVVPALTSKERMASVILIPSSVLLFFIGLAFSYFLVLPAGIKFFMGFATENLQPLLSLGEYLSFVISFLLPFGFIFELPLFIVVMAKFGLVGSAFLTGKRKHVMVLSFVVGAVFSPTPDVFSQTMVAIPVIVLYEVSIFIVKYILRK
- a CDS encoding twin-arginine translocase TatA/TatE family subunit, whose amino-acid sequence is MFSFSMPELVLILVIALVVFGPGKLPEVGKALGKGIQEFRKATTGESSQVQDPAIKVDSKFEEKK
- a CDS encoding polyprenyl synthetase family protein; translated protein: MFEIVKSDLLLLETELLSVIHSPEKLITDISKHLVEAGGKRLRPALYFMCTKNQVSNMEKIMPMAIAIELIHMATLVHDDVIDNATTRRGKSTANSCWGNHSSVLIGDYLFAKAFSLVANKASNEMLKVLTDVICSMCEGEINQNRSTFIADQTENDYLKRIEQKTADFIAASCELGGLAVGLSLEETKALREYGYSLGMAFQITDDILDITASSEQIGKPVGNDLRQGIVTLPVIFALENSADRDELREIVQTKNMSEEKIKRGLSIIQDTEAIEYSYKRVSDYLDHARSVIPASITGEHRDAFHAVADFVGLRSY
- a CDS encoding L-lactate permease, which encodes MTWTQIYDPMHSLALSSLLAAIPIIVIFYLLAIRRTPGQIAGLIALTSALLVAIFAYKMPVGLALTSAVMGALYGIFPIYWIVITAIFIYNLTVETGQFEIVKDSIATITDDRRLQALLIAFGFGAFLEGAAGFGTPVAISAGMLVGLGFNPLYAAGLCLIANTAPVAFGGIGIPIIVAGQVTGIETMNISAMVGRQLPFLSVIIPIWLVVLMAGWKAAMEVLPACLVAGIAFASIQWFSSNYIGPELPDILSSLTCIIALTVFLKYWKPAKIWRFENEPAPTLVANRNALTLGKVLKAWSPFIILTVMVILWGLKPVTAMLDAVTLKWVVPGLDKLIVQVAPIVKQPTPMTALYKINWLSAAGTGLFIASIITSLFLGVGPGRFISIFFKTLRQLIKPLITIPSVLALAYVMNYSGMSSTLGLFLAGTGSLFPFFSPFLGWLGVFLTGSDTSANALFGNLQAVTGQQVGVDPILTVAANSSGGVCGKMISPQSIAVATAATGLVGKEGDLFSFTVKHSLILAIIVGFMTYAQAYWLSWMIP
- a CDS encoding AsnC family transcriptional regulator — its product is MLDELDKKIIAIMQEDFPLVAEPYREIAEKLGISEDELLTRLQGYRKSGKIRKMGAVLRHREVGYAANALCAWIVPEERIEKIGKLLAQDAIISHLYGRVPQSDWPYNFYTMLHAHNREECKAIAADIANRTGLKDYVMLFSTREWKKISMQYFKENSK